The Bdellovibrio bacteriovorus W nucleotide sequence GAAAAGTCAGCAAAGAAAGCCCGCAAAAAATAATCTATTCTCAAAGCTGGAACTCAATATAAAAAGCCCTATCTGTAAAAAGAAGGGCTTTTTCGTTTCTCGGACACTCTCTCCAATCTAACAAGAGCTCTCCCTGTCCATCTCTCTTGCTAATCAGAAACTCCAAACCAAGGAGTTTTCATGCAACCTCAAAAGATTATCAAAAATAAAAAAGGCCAAGGCCTCATTGAGTACCTAGTTATCGTTGCCATTGTCGCCATCGGAAGTATGGCCGTTGTTAAGGTGGTCGGCGCAAATGTCAGTGCAAAATTCGGCAATATCGCCAATGTTCTTGGAGGTAAAGCAGCTAGC carries:
- a CDS encoding hypothetical protein (COG3847 Flp pilus assembly protein, pilin Flp); this translates as MQPQKIIKNKKGQGLIEYLVIVAIVAIGSMAVVKVVGANVSAKFGNIANVLGGKAASTNITTHEVTESMTKKKDFANFFDGASNPSKKNDR